One region of Synechococcus elongatus PCC 11801 genomic DNA includes:
- the pstB gene encoding phosphate ABC transporter ATP-binding protein PstB, with protein sequence MSPTAGENILLKAEALSVYYGNTLAVKDVYLEVPKNKIVAFIGPSGCGKSTILRCFNRMNDLISGCRVQGNITFHGQEINDRRVDAVELRSRIGMVFQKPNPFPKSIYENIAYGARINGYQGDMDELVEKSLRQAALWDEVKDKLKDSGLALSGGQQQRLCIARTVAVQPEVILMDEPCSALDPISTLAIEELMQTLKQQYTIIIVTHNMQQASRTSDYTAFFNARATDGGGKMGYLVEFDTTEKIFDSPDQEATADYVSGRFG encoded by the coding sequence ATGAGCCCCACTGCTGGTGAGAACATTCTGCTGAAGGCCGAGGCCCTCTCGGTTTACTACGGCAACACGCTTGCGGTTAAAGACGTTTACTTGGAAGTTCCCAAGAACAAAATTGTTGCGTTCATCGGTCCGTCGGGTTGCGGCAAGAGTACGATCCTGCGCTGCTTCAATCGCATGAATGACCTGATAAGCGGTTGTCGTGTGCAGGGGAACATTACCTTCCACGGTCAAGAGATCAACGATCGCCGCGTCGATGCCGTAGAGTTGCGCAGCCGCATCGGCATGGTCTTCCAAAAGCCCAATCCCTTCCCTAAGAGCATCTACGAAAACATTGCTTACGGGGCTCGCATTAACGGCTACCAAGGCGATATGGACGAGCTTGTCGAAAAGTCGCTCCGTCAAGCCGCACTCTGGGACGAAGTCAAAGACAAGCTGAAGGATAGTGGCCTCGCGCTGTCGGGCGGTCAACAACAGCGGCTATGTATTGCCCGCACTGTTGCTGTCCAGCCAGAAGTGATTTTGATGGATGAGCCTTGTTCGGCTCTCGATCCGATTTCAACGCTGGCGATCGAAGAGTTGATGCAAACCCTGAAGCAGCAGTACACGATCATCATCGTGACGCACAACATGCAGCAGGCGTCACGGACTTCCGACTACACTGCCTTCTTCAATGCACGGGCCACAGATGGTGGTGGCAAGATGGGCTACCTCGTGGAGTTCGACACCACCGAGAAGATCTTCGACAGCCCAGATCAAGAGGCAACAGCCGACTACGTTAGTGGTCGTTTCGGCTAA
- the pstA gene encoding phosphate ABC transporter permease PstA has product MAATVPNQPPATASRPFRLRLAYRYRWDAVLKTAAWAGVAIALLVLLILVLDVFSAGLGYLNWDFLTSFPSRRPSSAGILSAWVGTIYSIFLVGLIGFPLGVGAGIYLEEFAPNNWFTRLVEINVNNLAGVPAIIYGLLGLELFVRIAEPITGGRSLLSGSLTLSLLILPIVIVATRESLRAVPDSTRQAGFALGATRWQVVRTIIVPEAASGILTGTILGISRAIGEAAPLITIGALTFISFLPDNLQSPFTVLPIQIFNWVSRPQAEFQNLAAAAIIVLLAILLTMNSLAIVIRNKLQVKR; this is encoded by the coding sequence ATGGCTGCCACAGTTCCGAATCAACCCCCTGCGACGGCCTCCCGTCCTTTTCGTCTCCGCCTCGCCTACCGTTATCGCTGGGATGCTGTCCTCAAAACAGCTGCTTGGGCGGGGGTTGCGATCGCGCTCTTAGTGCTTCTTATCCTAGTTTTGGATGTTTTTAGCGCTGGCTTAGGCTATCTCAATTGGGATTTCTTGACGAGTTTTCCCTCCCGCCGCCCGAGTAGCGCTGGCATTCTCTCTGCTTGGGTTGGAACCATCTATTCCATTTTTCTCGTGGGTTTGATCGGTTTTCCTCTGGGAGTGGGTGCGGGCATCTACCTCGAAGAATTTGCACCCAACAACTGGTTTACCCGTCTCGTTGAAATCAACGTCAACAACTTGGCAGGGGTGCCAGCGATTATCTATGGTCTGTTGGGCTTAGAACTGTTCGTCCGCATTGCCGAGCCAATTACGGGTGGTCGGAGTCTTTTGTCTGGTTCCTTGACCCTATCTCTGTTGATTCTGCCGATTGTGATTGTCGCAACCCGCGAGTCGTTGCGCGCAGTGCCCGACAGTACCCGCCAAGCTGGTTTTGCCTTAGGGGCAACTCGCTGGCAAGTTGTGCGCACGATCATCGTGCCCGAAGCGGCTTCTGGAATTCTGACCGGAACGATTTTGGGGATTTCACGGGCGATCGGTGAGGCCGCACCTCTGATTACGATTGGGGCATTGACCTTCATTTCCTTCTTGCCCGACAACCTTCAAAGTCCGTTCACAGTTCTGCCGATTCAGATCTTTAACTGGGTCTCTCGCCCGCAGGCAGAGTTTCAGAATTTGGCAGCGGCGGCAATCATCGTGTTGCTAGCCATTTTGCTGACGATGAACTCGCTGGCGATCGTGATTCGCAACAAACTGCAAGTCAAACGTTAA
- the pstC gene encoding phosphate ABC transporter permease subunit PstC: MSAAAPPSRDSLFRPNRERNRRNELIVKSIFGVFAFVSVLTTLGIVFTLIFETYEFFKEVPIVRFLTETRWTPLFPSAQFGIIVLLSGTFLTTFIAILVAVPLGLLSAICLSEYATPRLRNILKPALELIAGVPSVVFGYFALLFVTPFLQTLIPALQGFNTLSAGIVLGIAITPLVASLSEDAIFAVPSSMREGAYALGATKREAILSVVLPAALSGIVASIVLAISRAVGETMIVAIAAGLTPNLTINPLEPAQTMTSFIVQVSLGDTPTGSLAYKTIFAVGMTLFLLTLVLNIFSYWFVRRFQEKYE; this comes from the coding sequence ATGTCTGCTGCGGCTCCACCCTCAAGAGACTCACTGTTTCGACCGAATCGTGAGCGCAACCGGCGCAACGAGTTGATCGTCAAGAGTATTTTTGGCGTTTTTGCATTTGTCTCAGTCTTAACGACCCTGGGCATTGTTTTCACGCTGATCTTTGAAACGTACGAGTTTTTCAAAGAAGTTCCGATTGTTCGTTTTTTAACTGAAACCCGTTGGACGCCGCTTTTCCCTAGTGCTCAATTTGGGATCATTGTGCTGCTGTCCGGAACGTTCTTGACAACTTTTATTGCAATCTTGGTTGCAGTTCCATTGGGCCTGCTGAGTGCCATTTGTCTGAGTGAATATGCCACACCTCGGCTGCGTAATATCTTGAAGCCAGCCTTGGAATTAATTGCTGGCGTGCCCAGCGTTGTCTTCGGCTATTTTGCGCTGTTGTTTGTCACGCCATTCCTGCAGACCTTAATCCCTGCATTGCAAGGGTTTAATACGCTCTCAGCGGGAATCGTGCTAGGTATTGCCATTACGCCACTGGTCGCCTCACTTAGTGAAGATGCAATCTTCGCTGTGCCTAGCAGCATGCGAGAAGGTGCCTATGCCTTGGGGGCAACCAAACGTGAGGCCATCCTGTCGGTTGTGTTGCCAGCAGCCCTCTCGGGGATTGTTGCGTCGATTGTGTTGGCAATCTCGCGGGCAGTCGGGGAAACCATGATCGTGGCGATCGCGGCAGGTCTAACACCTAACCTGACGATCAACCCCTTAGAACCTGCCCAGACGATGACCTCCTTTATTGTGCAGGTCAGTTTGGGCGATACTCCTACTGGGTCACTCGCCTACAAGACCATCTTTGCCGTGGGGATGACCCTTTTCTTGCTGACGCTCGTGCTCAACATCTTTAGCTACTGGTTCGTGCGTCGCTTCCAAGAGAAATACGAATAA
- a CDS encoding PstS family phosphate ABC transporter substrate-binding protein: MVSHKFRLLSLAALAVLATTACSSGEQQSSAGGGAALSGDVKVDGSSTVFPIGEAMAEEFQKSNSNVRVTVGVSGTGGGFKKFCAGETDISQASRPIKSSEMELCEKNGVEYVELPVAYDAVSVVVNNANDFATCLTTDQLKTAWEEAAEGKVSNWNQVDASFPNKPLALYGPGTDSGTYDYFKEAIIGEGGTRGDFTASEDDNIVVQGVERNEGAMGFFGLAYLEENVGKLKPVAVKNSKGDCVNPSVETARDGSYEPLSRPLFIYVAKSALEKPQVKAFAEYLVNPDNGKLVAEAGYIQLPDVLLPKVVERLNNQVVGTVFGGGSDVGVNLAEKL, translated from the coding sequence ATGGTTTCCCACAAGTTTCGACTGCTCAGCCTCGCAGCGCTGGCAGTCTTGGCAACAACCGCTTGCAGCTCGGGTGAGCAACAGTCCAGTGCAGGTGGTGGTGCAGCCCTCAGCGGCGATGTCAAAGTTGATGGCTCCAGCACTGTGTTTCCAATCGGGGAAGCCATGGCTGAAGAATTCCAAAAATCCAACAGTAACGTCCGCGTCACGGTTGGTGTATCTGGAACCGGTGGTGGTTTCAAGAAGTTCTGCGCGGGTGAGACTGATATTTCCCAAGCTTCACGACCGATTAAATCCTCGGAGATGGAGCTTTGTGAAAAGAATGGCGTTGAATATGTTGAGCTGCCAGTTGCCTACGATGCTGTCAGTGTTGTGGTCAACAACGCTAATGACTTTGCAACCTGTTTGACAACCGATCAGCTCAAAACAGCTTGGGAAGAAGCGGCAGAAGGCAAGGTCTCAAACTGGAACCAGGTTGACGCCAGTTTCCCCAACAAACCACTAGCTCTCTACGGTCCTGGAACGGATTCTGGTACCTACGACTACTTCAAGGAAGCGATTATTGGCGAAGGGGGTACTCGTGGTGACTTCACCGCGTCTGAAGATGACAATATTGTCGTTCAAGGCGTAGAGCGTAACGAAGGCGCCATGGGCTTCTTTGGCCTTGCCTATCTTGAAGAAAATGTCGGCAAGCTCAAGCCTGTCGCGGTTAAAAACAGCAAGGGAGATTGCGTTAATCCCAGTGTTGAGACAGCGCGAGATGGTTCCTATGAGCCTCTCTCTCGCCCCCTCTTTATCTACGTTGCGAAGTCCGCTCTCGAGAAGCCCCAAGTTAAAGCGTTTGCTGAATATCTGGTGAACCCTGACAACGGTAAGCTTGTAGCAGAAGCTGGCTACATTCAGTTGCCAGACGTTCTTTTGCCGAAAGTGGTTGAGCGGTTGAACAACCAAGTGGTTGGTACTGTCTTTGGTGGCGGTAGCGATGTGGGTGTCAACCTCGCAGAAAAGCTCTAA
- a CDS encoding PstS family phosphate ABC transporter substrate-binding protein, with protein MTTLKPELRRAATLLPIVAVAASSFLPMQEASAQRALVTADGSSTVFPISEAVAEEFQKRNKNINVTVGVSGTGGGFKRFCNGEIDIANASRPIKKEEIEACRKKGIRYIELPVAFDALTVVVNKSNPVNSITTAELAKIFGRDAEKKVTNWRQVKSSFPNLPLRVYAPGTDSGTYDYFNEAILNKKGTRGDLTASEDDNILVQGVSRDRGGIGFFGFSYYEENKNRLKALAVVNSNGKAVMPSVQNVINGTYDPLARPVFIYVSEQAAKKANVRSFVNFYLQNAGKLSREVGFVPLPARAYTAATQRFRSNKTGTVFAGKSLVGATIEELLKAEGIN; from the coding sequence ATGACGACTCTCAAGCCTGAACTGCGCCGTGCTGCCACTTTATTGCCGATTGTGGCTGTCGCTGCTTCATCCTTTTTGCCAATGCAAGAGGCAAGCGCTCAGCGCGCGTTGGTAACTGCCGATGGTTCCAGCACGGTTTTCCCTATCTCTGAAGCCGTTGCTGAAGAATTTCAAAAACGCAACAAAAACATCAATGTTACGGTTGGTGTATCTGGAACTGGCGGTGGCTTCAAGCGTTTCTGCAACGGTGAAATTGATATCGCCAACGCTTCTCGCCCGATTAAAAAAGAAGAGATTGAAGCCTGCCGGAAAAAAGGCATTCGCTACATTGAGCTACCAGTCGCTTTTGATGCCTTGACAGTTGTAGTCAACAAATCTAATCCAGTCAACAGCATCACTACTGCTGAACTAGCAAAAATCTTTGGCCGGGATGCCGAGAAAAAAGTGACGAACTGGCGTCAGGTCAAATCCAGCTTCCCGAACCTACCGTTGAGAGTTTATGCGCCGGGAACTGACTCGGGAACGTACGACTACTTTAACGAAGCGATTCTCAATAAGAAAGGAACGCGGGGCGACTTGACGGCGAGTGAGGATGACAACATCCTGGTGCAGGGTGTCTCTCGCGATCGCGGCGGTATCGGCTTCTTCGGTTTCTCCTACTACGAAGAAAATAAGAATAGGCTGAAAGCTCTGGCTGTCGTCAACAGCAATGGAAAAGCAGTGATGCCGTCAGTTCAAAATGTAATTAACGGCACCTATGATCCTCTGGCTCGCCCTGTTTTCATCTATGTGAGTGAGCAAGCAGCCAAAAAAGCAAATGTGAGATCTTTCGTGAACTTCTACCTGCAAAATGCAGGGAAGCTATCGCGGGAAGTTGGTTTTGTTCCGCTACCAGCGAGAGCTTATACTGCTGCAACCCAGCGTTTCAGAAGTAACAAAACCGGCACGGTCTTTGCTGGTAAGAGCCTAGTCGGTGCTACGATCGAAGAACTGTTGAAAGCTGAAGGTATCAACTAG
- the map gene encoding type I methionyl aminopeptidase: protein MNLLTNLLAPAESPSGPRIKKQRRGVEIKSSREIEIMRQAGRIVATVLKEVSERVEPGMTTADIDAYAEQRIREMGATPSFKGYHGFPASICASVNDEVVHGIPNGRKVIREGDLLKVDTGAFFQGFHGDSCITIAVGKVSTEAEKLQRVAEEALFKGIEQVKAGAYLLDLAGAIQDHVEANGFSIVEDYTGHGVGRNLHEEPSVFNYRTRSLPNVKLRAGMTLAIEPILNAGSKQTRTLRDKWTVVTIDRSLSAQWEHTVLVTEDGYEILTDRTKV, encoded by the coding sequence ATGAATCTCCTGACCAATTTGCTTGCGCCCGCTGAATCTCCTTCGGGGCCGCGCATCAAAAAGCAACGGCGTGGCGTCGAGATTAAATCCAGCCGCGAAATCGAGATCATGCGGCAGGCAGGGCGGATCGTCGCGACCGTGCTCAAAGAAGTGTCAGAGCGCGTTGAGCCCGGCATGACCACGGCAGATATTGATGCCTATGCGGAGCAGCGGATCCGCGAGATGGGCGCAACCCCTAGTTTTAAGGGCTACCACGGCTTTCCTGCTTCCATTTGCGCCAGCGTCAATGATGAAGTGGTGCATGGCATTCCCAATGGCCGCAAAGTCATCCGCGAAGGTGACCTACTGAAAGTCGACACGGGTGCTTTTTTCCAAGGCTTCCACGGCGACTCTTGCATCACGATCGCGGTTGGCAAAGTCTCAACAGAAGCTGAAAAACTTCAGCGCGTAGCTGAAGAAGCGCTGTTCAAGGGAATTGAGCAAGTCAAAGCCGGTGCCTATCTCCTTGATTTAGCAGGAGCGATTCAGGATCACGTTGAGGCCAACGGCTTCAGCATCGTTGAAGACTACACCGGTCATGGTGTCGGGCGGAACCTTCATGAAGAACCATCCGTCTTCAACTACCGCACCCGCAGTCTGCCCAATGTCAAATTGCGGGCGGGCATGACCCTAGCGATCGAGCCGATTCTCAATGCGGGCTCCAAGCAAACCCGCACCCTGCGCGACAAATGGACGGTTGTCACCATCGATCGCTCACTCTCGGCGCAATGGGAACACACTGTGCTCGTAACCGAGGATGGCTATGAAATCCTCACCGATCGCACTAAGGTCTGA
- the hflX gene encoding GTPase HflX, translating to MAERLAAISADLEQPVTVYLDRRGHVTRVGVGNVRQTRIPPVELPRYGAGRLCGLRCLTTSLSPEPPDEGALTTMALQRLDALIWLCVTRQGKTRRGGGATGYVAQTYLAHLLAHPEQRWTVSPELDLEALAQQPCVEFVEALEEELQRGLSSQAVAEGRDRVLLVGVKTQGISDRRFQEGLLELQRLVETAGGEVASILQQKRLRPHPQTVVGEGKVAEVALAAQTLGVNLVAFDRDLSPAQARNLEREIGLRVVDRTEVILDIFAQRAQSGAGKLQVELAQLEYKLPRLTGQGQALSRLGGGIGTRGPGETKLETERRAIQRRITRLQRQVTELQAHRSRLRQHRQTLPSIAIVGYTNAGKSTLLNTLTQAEVYAADQLFATLDPTTRRLVLNANPGSEPDVVLLTDTVGFIHELPPPLVDAFRATLEEVTEADALLHLVDLSHPAWYAQIQSVMSILREMPVTPGPILLAFNKIDAATSETLAIAQAEYPQAVFLSASRGLGLETLRQRLGQLVHYARAT from the coding sequence TTGGCAGAACGTCTGGCCGCCATCAGTGCTGACTTAGAACAACCCGTCACGGTCTACCTTGATCGACGCGGGCATGTCACCCGTGTTGGGGTCGGCAACGTTCGTCAGACTCGAATTCCCCCAGTGGAACTACCGCGCTATGGGGCGGGCCGTCTCTGTGGCCTGCGTTGTCTGACTACAAGCCTCAGCCCAGAGCCGCCAGATGAAGGTGCTTTGACGACGATGGCACTGCAGCGGCTGGATGCCCTGATTTGGCTCTGTGTGACCCGCCAAGGCAAAACTCGTCGAGGTGGCGGTGCCACTGGTTACGTTGCTCAAACTTATCTGGCCCATTTGCTCGCTCATCCGGAGCAGCGCTGGACCGTTTCACCAGAACTGGATTTAGAAGCTCTAGCGCAGCAGCCTTGTGTTGAATTTGTCGAGGCACTCGAGGAAGAACTGCAACGAGGACTCAGCAGCCAAGCCGTTGCCGAAGGCCGCGATCGCGTTCTCCTCGTTGGCGTCAAAACACAAGGCATTAGCGATCGCCGCTTTCAAGAAGGGTTGTTGGAGTTGCAGCGGCTAGTCGAAACAGCGGGTGGCGAAGTCGCTTCCATCCTCCAGCAAAAACGCCTACGGCCCCATCCCCAAACCGTGGTGGGTGAGGGGAAAGTTGCCGAAGTGGCGTTGGCTGCTCAAACCCTCGGCGTTAATCTGGTTGCTTTCGATCGCGACCTCTCTCCAGCTCAAGCCCGCAACCTCGAACGGGAAATTGGCCTGCGAGTCGTCGATCGCACGGAAGTGATTCTCGATATCTTTGCTCAACGAGCCCAATCAGGCGCAGGCAAACTGCAGGTCGAACTGGCCCAGTTGGAATACAAACTGCCGCGGCTGACTGGCCAGGGACAAGCTCTCTCACGGCTAGGGGGTGGCATTGGTACGCGTGGCCCCGGGGAAACCAAGCTAGAGACGGAACGCCGCGCCATTCAGCGACGGATTACTCGTTTGCAACGGCAGGTCACGGAGCTGCAAGCCCATCGATCGCGGTTGCGGCAACATCGCCAAACCCTGCCTTCGATCGCAATCGTGGGCTACACCAATGCTGGCAAGTCAACGCTGCTCAACACCCTCACCCAAGCGGAGGTCTACGCAGCCGATCAGCTGTTTGCGACCCTCGACCCAACGACGCGACGGCTGGTGCTGAATGCCAACCCAGGGTCAGAACCAGACGTGGTCTTGCTGACCGATACGGTGGGCTTTATTCACGAGCTGCCGCCACCCTTGGTCGATGCCTTCCGTGCCACCCTCGAAGAAGTCACAGAAGCGGATGCCCTGTTGCATCTCGTCGATCTTTCCCATCCGGCTTGGTATGCCCAAATCCAGTCGGTGATGAGCATTTTGCGGGAAATGCCGGTGACACCCGGACCAATTTTGCTCGCCTTTAACAAGATTGATGCGGCGACGAGTGAGACCTTGGCGATCGCGCAAGCGGAATATCCGCAGGCAGTATTTCTCTCGGCTTCACGGGGACTTGGTTTGGAAACCTTGCGACAGCGACTTGGACAGCTTGTGCACTATGCCCGTGCAACTTAA